Proteins encoded within one genomic window of Haematobia irritans isolate KBUSLIRL chromosome 5, ASM5000362v1, whole genome shotgun sequence:
- the RhoGAP54D gene encoding rho GTPase activating protein at 54D — protein sequence MDTIEQMNFSEMRDAEIVARMRKCNYEKFKTLVRMHLSFELDLNTDEFDLPCHEIVYEDKGKIRKWNRLSRKHKHGAVVAALTSGSTGCAAAVGIKSSNNGNSNGGGTSPTESPNQQIDPGFLFHLQELKDFLMLEKNLQQEGIFRKTGSSSRQNDLRTQIQNDKPLDLIASGYSVHDCATVFKGYLAELSEPLLTDAHYPAHCQIAPLCLGINLQMDDSGNINSDKSISSMSGERLKKEFHVLNSIQLLLLLLPEENRQLLQHITQMLHAVASKQSVNKMGPDNLATLFAPHLICPRNLPPEALHYLARQMSSIISYMIIRAHDIFNVPAKLATDIRAYFLERKRKKTMSPEMTLDESISDISTVNTVYTFVDREKTAAAHNTNTTDTELAQLYAHIQSMPESSKKRRLIKQFNKQNGQGTPLQLQAMNRLKTTETARSSKSLSDSIKKHIFHKGIMSRTPKRQPIPATVLETPNNSNMKHHKQRVLFQSPNTQSIVSTSIMSSSTSTSSSAWSMANTTNSANHTPFIIKSHPLKKSISSSSLLMNQQQQYKHNMNANSEEQEYSSSSSCSNPSSSCVTNDISIKMLQSSNSSDGYAYKNKSISAPVSRQTSSDLQHHINTSITSTTSSLSSGISSNPLDPNCCVTPLKLISEAAKHLMVGAEKKSVAWDDSHLIDIERISNPSTPLQQTPNDLKSRYKSEPNLSLSHNICETPSSSTSLAHDMMTPISKLMPGKYITRKLMKGVSMGNLKFPFSTPESTKRLVRTVSSSLKRRSSEDSQIFQQVEGSFACGSRSDNAPLLQDMDDEDLDDDTFEDDPADDCGGAISNVGGGGGGGEGYMENETVLKYHHDTGSSSSELATFTGGSASYQQLLLQQSGIYRNLDLVTSTPSLLLGRRSMSPITKSTQRMPKAMQESIMTPRSRKPVMVLPTDQNQNINQTAEISENDEDEEVEDVDEEEEAESDSIMGAVSKFNKTEEAKVCPPHPEVINEDATSLGGYSDILKRQQLIQENKCIPVDQREANDDSISDDSSSNINSCKSKEHQGPDVLSANFKEYLLTRSVLTAPPEDASFTSHSDDFESSRDIDDMDENRLSSSLLYCLDGNRPECDENVGYNHAIGLEEDDDYEKEEEQTYNEYILDITNKKNDDNNVTTTASCSTHIPLGTNRLANNPFVILNNVRKRAATNDIEKISSILFNSQQQDSIYEEIKTAVKSGKHIKRSNVAKNSKTNSNKENDENYVVNKKLIISDYSGETSF from the exons ATGGATACAATTGaacaaatgaatttttcagAGATGCGTGATGCAGAAATTGTGGCACGCATGCGTAAATGCAATTATGAGAAGTTTAAAACTTTGGTTCGTATGCATTTATCATTCGAATTGGATTTGAATACAGATGA ATTTGATTTACCCTGCCATGAAATTGTTTACGAGGATAAAGGCAAAATACGTAAATGGAATCGTTTAAGCAGAAAACATAAACATGGTGCCGTTGTTGCCGCATTGACTTCAGGTTCAACAGGTTGTGCTGCTGCCGTTGGAATAAAGAGTTCGAATAATGGAAATAGTAATGGTGGAGGCACCAGTCCCACAGAGAGCCCAAATCAACAGATAGATCCTGGTTTCTTGTTTCATTTGCAAGAATTGAAAGATTTCTTAATGTTGGAAAAAA atctTCAACAAGAAGGTATATTCCGCAAAACTGGTTCTTCTTCCAGGCAAAATGATTTACGAACACAAATACAAAACGACAAACCCCTCGATTTGATAGCCAGTGGTTATTCAGTTCATGATTGTGCCACTGTTTTCAAAGGCTACTTAGCAGAATTGTCGGAACCTTTACTAACGGATGCCCATTACCCGGCTCATTGCCAGATTGCACCGCTATGTTTGGGAATTAATTTACAAATGGATGATAGTGGCAATATAAATTCAGATAAATCCATATCCTCTATGTCCGGGGAACgtttaaaaaaagaatttcatgtATTGAATTCTATACAATTGCTTTTGTTACTATTGCCAGAAGAAAATCGACAACTATTGCAACACATCACACAAATGTTACATGCAGTCGCTTCAAAGCAGTCTGTAAATAAAATGGGCCCCGATAATTTAGCAACCCTCTTTGCTCCACATTTAATATGTCCACGAAATTTACCACCCGAAGCTTtacattatttggcaagacaaATGTCCAGTATCATATCCTATATGATTATAAGAGCCCATGATATTTTCAATGTGCCCGCTAAATTAGCCACAGATATTCGTGCATATTTTCTTGAGAGAAaacgcaagaaaacaatgtcacCAGAAATGACACTTGATGAGTCAATATCGGATATATCAACGGTAAATACGGTTTATACATTTGTGGATCGAGAAAAGACTGCAGCAGCTCATAATACAAATACGACAGATACAGAATTGGCGCAATTGTATGCTCATATACAATCGATGCCAGAGTCCTCGAAGAAACGGCGATTGATTAAGcaatttaataaacaaaatggaCAAG GAACCCCCTTGCAATTGCAAGCAATGAACCGATTAAAGACCACAGAAACTGCTCGTAGTTCAAAATCACTAAGTgattcgattaaaaaacatatatttcatAAAGGTATAATgtctcgaacaccaaaaagacaACCAATTCCAGCCACAGTTTTGGAG ACTCCTAACAATTCAAATATGAAACATCACAAACAGAGAGTACTCTTCCAAAGCCCCAACACACAATCAATTGTCTCAACCTCCATTATGTCATCTTCAACATCCACGTCTTCGTCTGCATGGTCTATGGCTAATACCACAAATTCTGCTAATCATACTCCTTTCATTATCAAATCGCATCCtttaaaaaaatccatatcCTCATCTTCATTACTAAtgaatcaacaacaacaatacaaacATAACATGAATGCCAACAGTGAAGAACAAGAGTATAGCTCTTCATCTTCCTGTTCAAATCCATCGTCCAGTTGTGTGACTAAcgatatttctatcaaaatgctGCAAAGCAGCAATAGTAGTGATGGATatgcttataaaaataaatccattTCGGCTCCCGTTAGCcgccaaacttcatccgatttgcaACATCATATTAACACATCCATCACCTCTACCACATCATCGCTATCTTCGGGGATTTCTTCTAATCCATTGGATCCAAATTGTTGTGTAACAcctttgaaattaatttcgGAAGCGGCAAAACATTTAATGGTTGGTGCCGAGAAGAAATCAGTAGCTTGGGACGATTcacatttaattgatattgagaGGATTTCAAATCCCTCCACACCATTGCAGCAAACACCTAATGATTTAAAATCTCGTTACAAGTCAGAGCCAAACTTAAGTTTGTCTCACAatatttgtgaaacaccaagttcTTCTACATCTTTGGCCCATGACATGATGACTCCGATATCAAAGCTAATGCCAGGAAAATATATAACTCGTAAGTTAATGAAGGGAGTCAGCATGggtaatttaaaattccccttTAGTACCCCTGAATCGACAAAACGTTTAGTGCGTACTGTATCATCATCTCTGAAGCGACGTTCAAGCGAAGACTCACAAATATTTCAACAGGTCGAAGGGAGTTTTGCTTGTGGCAGTAGAAGTGATAATGCTCCATTGTTGCAGGATATGGATGATGAGGATTTAGATGATGATACATTTGAGGATGATCCTGCTGATGATTGCGGTGGAGCCATTAGCAATGTGGGTGGTGGAGGTGGTGGTGGCGAGGGTTATATGGAAAATGAGACTGTTTTAAAGTATCATCATGATACCGGTAGCAGTTCATCAGAATTAGCCACCTTTACAGGAGGTTCTGCCTCATATCAACAGCTTTTGTTGCAACAAAGTGGTATTTATCGTAATTTGGATTTGGTAACAAGCACACCATCACTGCTATTGGGACGTAGATCTATGTCTCCTATAACCAAGTCTACACAGCGAATGCCTAAAGCCATGCAG gaaTCCATTATGACACCACGTTCCCGCAAACCGGTAATGGTTTTACCAACGGATCAAAATCAAAACATTAATCAAACAGCTGAAATATCGGAAAACGATGAAGATGAGGAAGTTGAAGATGTGGATGAGGAGGAAGAAGCTGAAAGTGATTCCATTATGGGTGCTGtaagcaaatttaataaaaccgAAGAAGCGAAAGTGTGTCCTCCTCACCCAGAGGTTATAAATGAAGATGCCACATCTCTGGGTGGATATTCGGATATATTAAAACGTCAACAATTAATACAGGAGAATAAATGTATTCCAGTGGATCAACGGGAGGCAAATGACGATTCAATATCAGACGATTCCTCTTCGAATATTAACAGTTGTAAATCGAAAGAGCATCAGGGTCCTGATGTGTTAAGCGCGAATTTCAA GGAATATTTACTCACACGTAGTGTCCTTACGGCACCTCCAGAAGATGCTTCATTTACTAGTCATTCTGATGATTTTGAAAGTTCTCGAGATATTGATGATATGGACGAGAATCGTTTAAGCTCTAGTTTATTATACTGTCTTGATGGTAATAGGCCTGAATGTGATGAAAATGTAGGCTATAATCACGCCATCGGGCTTGAGGAAGACGACGACTATGAAAAAGAAGAAGAGCAAACTTATAATGAATACATACTCGATATAACTAATAAAAAGAATGATGATAATAATGTGACAACTACTGCCAGTTGCAGTACACATATACCATTGGGCACAAATCGTTTGGCCAACAATCCATTCGTTATACTTAACAATGTACGGAAACGTGCTGCCACCAATGACATTGAAAAAATCTCTTCAATACTGTTTAACAGTCAACAACAGGATAGTATTTATGAGGAAATTAAAACAGCTGTGAAAAGTGGTAAACATATAAAGAGATCAAACGTTGCAAAGAATTCCAAAACGAATTCCAATAAAGAGAATGATGAAAATTATGTAGTAAACAAAAAACTCATAATAAGCGATTATTCCGGAGAGACTTCATTTTAA